In Lolium rigidum isolate FL_2022 chromosome 7, APGP_CSIRO_Lrig_0.1, whole genome shotgun sequence, the DNA window AGTAGAGCCTCGTAATTATTAGGAAAAACGTCGGAATAACAGAACCTAAGAATTGAAGAATATAGtcaaaagaagaaggagaattgtGTAGCATATGCCCGACGTTGGAGGAATAGTGCATCTATCACGATCAAAACGCAGAAAATATCTCGTGCGTGAAAAAGCACAAGCAATTCCCTGGCAGGATAAAAATCTACCCTGAAAGATCCAACGGTCGCACTCCTTCCGGCCGCACTTGGCACGCACGTAGACGGCGTGTTCGCCGGGCGATCAAAGAAACGACGGCGAAAAAGGGAAAGCATGCGCGGCTACAAGCAGCCGGCGCGCCGGAAAATTCACTGCACGTTCTCGTCAAATATTTACCCGGTCGGGTCAGTTCTCAGTTGGTTGGTGAAGAAGGCCAAGGAGCTGTCAGTTGAATTTTGATCTGACGCAGatccaagatccaaccaacccCCCGTCGTCTCCATCGGTCGCGAAATCCCGACGGATCCTTCGTTCCACGCGTGCCCACATGCCATCCCCCACCAACCCCTGCTCGAGCAGGAACAGAGCTCAAGTCCACCACTCAATGGCCACCTATATATCCCCTTCCACCCTCCACTTCCCCTCTCAGCTTCTCCCATCGAAGCTTACTCAATCCACTAGTTTTAGTTTTCTCTTTACCTTTTCTAGCTAGTTACCCGGCAGCAGCTACCGGCATTACCAGAGAGACTAGAAATACCAAGCTAGCCAAGAAGCGGAGCAAGAGCTGACTCATGGCTGCCGCGAGTTTGATCAAGGCACCCATCGGGCAGAATCCTAGGCTGGCGTGCCAAGCTCCGGGCAGGAGCCGTGGATCAGTCCGGTGCTCTCTGAGCTCGGTGGTGGGCGGCCGGAGCGAGTGGCTGAGCAGCTGCGCCGTCCTCTCCAGCAAGGTGGCCGCGCTCGGCCCGCACTCCGTCAACGGTCACGCCTCGCCAGCTCctgctcccgctcccgctcccgcccCCGAAGGCACGGTGCTGGACCTGATCCCCGTGAGCAGCCTCACCGGCGGCGCCAAGAAGAACCTACCGGTGCCGCTCCGCATCGCGGACCTGTCCCCGGCACCGATGCACGGGTCGGAGCTGCGCGTGGCGTACCAGGGCGTGCCCGGCGCGTACAGCGAGAAGGCGGCGGGCAAGGCGTACCCTGCCTGCGACGCCATCCCCTGCGACCAGTTCGAGGTTGCCTTCCAGGCCGTGGAGCTGTGGATCGCGGACCGCGCCGTGCTCCCCGTGGAGAACTCGCTGGGCGGCAGCATCCACCGCAACTACGACCTGCTCCTCCGCCACCGGCTCCACATCGTCGGCGAGGTGCAGCTCCCCGTGCACCACTGCCTGCTGGCCCTCCCGGGGGTGCGCAAGGAGAGCATCACCCGCGTCATCAGCCACCCGCAGGCGCTGGCGCAGTGCGAGCACACCATCACGCGCATGGGCCTCAACGTCGTGCGCGAGGCCTTCGACGACACCGCGGGAGCCGCCGAGTACATCGCCACCAACGGGCTCCGCGACACGGCCGCCATCGCGTCCTCCCGCGCCGCCGAGCTGTACGGCATGGAGGTGCTCGCCGACGGCATCCAGGACGACTCGGGCAACGTGACCCGGTTCGTGATGCTGGCAAGGGAGCCCATCGTGCCGCGCACCGACAGGCCCTTCAAGACCAGCATCGTGTTCGCGCACGACAAGGAGGGCACCTCCGTGCTCTTCAAGGTGCTCTCGGCCTTCGCCTTCCGGGACATCTCCCTCACCAAGATCGAGAGCAggccgcaccgccaccgccccatcCGCCTCGTCGACGACGCCAACCGCGGCACCGCCAAGCACTTCGAGTACATGTTCTACATCGACTTCCAGGCCTCGCTCGCCGAGCCCCGGGCGCAGAACGCGCTCGCCGAGGTCCAGGAGTTCACCTCCTTCCTGCGGGTGCTCGGGAGCTACCCCATGGACATGACCCCCATGACCGCCGGTTCCTCCTCCACCGTTGTATCGTCCGATTCGTAGCCGCCTTCCCTCCTCTTGATTACTCCCTACGCCGGTGTAGAGCCGATCGAGCTGCTGAGGAGAAACAGTGGAGTAGGCACGTACGCCGGTGAATCTGTGGTCACGTCGTCCTACTCCTCCCTCGTTGCCGGCTAGCTAGCAGGGATAATTCATTTTGTTCTTCGTGCATGTTCTTGTCATAATAGTACGTGGTGTAATCGTGCCATTTGAGCCAGTTAATCCGCAGTAAATATCCATTCATCAGATACTACATGAACCCTCCCGCCATTTCCTGTGTTGAAACGAAGCAACTTGTGGCGACGAATAGAAATTCGTGGCTACGTATTGACGTGCTAGCTTGCTTGCTTTGTCAAAGCAAAACGGGTAGGTGGCAATGGCACATTCTTCGCTCCTTCCTCGTTCCTTCTCACCTTTCGctggccttttttttttttggtagttGGCTGCACGACCTCGTGCCTCGTCTCGTCTGGCAAGCTAGCTTAGCTTCCCATAGCACACGCACGCACGTTTGCTCGAAAATGGAATTGCCAGTCAGCAAAACAAGCTGGTAATGAAGGGAACTGATGCGGTCATAGTGGGCATGCGCATCGTCGTGGCTTTAACttttccaagaaaagaaaaagaggacgG includes these proteins:
- the LOC124674533 gene encoding arogenate dehydratase/prephenate dehydratase 6, chloroplastic-like — translated: MAAASLIKAPIGQNPRLACQAPGRSRGSVRCSLSSVVGGRSEWLSSCAVLSSKVAALGPHSVNGHASPAPAPAPAPAPEGTVLDLIPVSSLTGGAKKNLPVPLRIADLSPAPMHGSELRVAYQGVPGAYSEKAAGKAYPACDAIPCDQFEVAFQAVELWIADRAVLPVENSLGGSIHRNYDLLLRHRLHIVGEVQLPVHHCLLALPGVRKESITRVISHPQALAQCEHTITRMGLNVVREAFDDTAGAAEYIATNGLRDTAAIASSRAAELYGMEVLADGIQDDSGNVTRFVMLAREPIVPRTDRPFKTSIVFAHDKEGTSVLFKVLSAFAFRDISLTKIESRPHRHRPIRLVDDANRGTAKHFEYMFYIDFQASLAEPRAQNALAEVQEFTSFLRVLGSYPMDMTPMTAGSSSTVVSSDS